The following proteins are encoded in a genomic region of Sorangiineae bacterium MSr12523:
- a CDS encoding AraC family transcriptional regulator, which yields MPLPHLSVRCYPHQSERHQHAWHQLIVPIEGALGIAVGHREDRLDRFRGALIAPGEWHAFEGIGDNRFLVLDVGEDSMCEMLSTGTAARWFGSGAAAHYFAVQASVQHLARGLLPLLESAQPADRVQQHGAGLLLLALAELHQPNECSERLRRAVDFIHRHYAGPIRVADIAAAASMGASRMHALFRTVYGMTPMDYVADRRLDRAERLLSERALSIAEIALRCGYSDQASLTRAMRARRGTTPGAFRQSGTKAP from the coding sequence ATGCCGCTCCCGCATCTTTCCGTGCGCTGCTATCCGCACCAGAGTGAGCGGCATCAGCACGCGTGGCACCAGCTGATCGTCCCCATCGAAGGGGCGCTCGGCATTGCCGTGGGGCATCGGGAGGATCGGCTGGACCGCTTTCGCGGGGCGCTCATCGCCCCGGGGGAGTGGCACGCCTTCGAGGGCATCGGCGACAACCGCTTCCTCGTGCTCGACGTGGGCGAGGACAGCATGTGCGAGATGCTCTCGACAGGTACGGCGGCGCGATGGTTCGGATCCGGCGCGGCCGCCCATTATTTTGCCGTGCAGGCATCCGTGCAGCATCTCGCGCGCGGATTGCTTCCTCTTTTGGAGAGCGCGCAGCCGGCGGATCGCGTGCAGCAGCACGGTGCGGGGTTGCTCTTGCTGGCGCTGGCCGAGCTTCACCAGCCAAACGAGTGCAGCGAGCGCCTTCGCCGCGCCGTCGATTTCATCCATCGCCACTACGCGGGCCCCATTCGGGTCGCGGACATCGCGGCCGCTGCATCGATGGGCGCGAGTCGGATGCACGCGCTCTTTCGCACCGTCTATGGCATGACGCCCATGGATTATGTGGCCGATCGGCGGCTCGATCGCGCCGAGCGGCTCTTGTCCGAGCGCGCCCTGTCCATCGCGGAGATCGCCCTGCGTTGCGGGTACTCGGATCAGGCGAGCCTCACGCGCGCCATGCGTGCGCGCCGGGGCACCACGCCCGGTGCGTTTCGGCAGTCTGGAACAAAGGCGCCGTAG